A window of Paenibacillus sp. 19GGS1-52 contains these coding sequences:
- the pheS gene encoding phenylalanine--tRNA ligase subunit alpha, translating into MKEKLEALKNEALAKLQEVTDPQILNDLRVKYLGKKGELTEVLRGMGSLSAEERPVIGQVANLVRSAIEEIIGAKQEVFQQEETLNRLQAEKVDVTLPGRQLQQGGIHPLTRVVQEIEDIFIGMGYRVAEGPEVETDYYNFEALNLPKNHPARDMQDSFYLTEDLLMRTQTSPVQIRTMQAMNGEAPVKIICPGKVFRRDDDDATHSFQFHQIEGLVIGRNIRMSDLKGTLLQFVKEMFGANTGIRLRPSFFPFTEPSVEVDVSCFKCGGDGCRLCKQSGWLEILGAGMVHPNVLEMGGYDPAEFSGFAFGMGVERIAMLKYGIDDIRHFYSNDMSFVKQFKGV; encoded by the coding sequence ATGAAAGAAAAATTGGAAGCATTGAAGAATGAAGCGTTGGCTAAGTTGCAGGAGGTTACAGATCCGCAGATATTGAATGATCTACGAGTGAAATACCTAGGCAAAAAAGGTGAGCTAACAGAGGTTTTGCGTGGGATGGGAAGTCTTAGTGCGGAGGAACGTCCGGTTATTGGACAAGTTGCGAATCTGGTGCGAAGTGCGATTGAGGAGATTATTGGCGCGAAGCAGGAGGTTTTTCAACAAGAGGAGACCTTAAACCGCTTGCAGGCTGAGAAAGTGGATGTTACATTGCCTGGCCGCCAATTGCAGCAAGGGGGGATTCATCCCCTCACCAGAGTCGTGCAAGAAATCGAGGACATCTTTATCGGCATGGGCTATCGAGTCGCTGAAGGTCCTGAGGTGGAGACGGATTATTATAACTTTGAAGCACTAAATCTGCCCAAAAACCATCCAGCCCGTGATATGCAGGATTCCTTTTATTTGACGGAAGATCTGCTCATGCGCACCCAAACTTCCCCTGTACAGATTCGTACCATGCAGGCGATGAATGGGGAAGCACCAGTCAAAATCATCTGTCCGGGTAAAGTGTTCCGACGTGATGATGACGATGCTACCCACTCCTTCCAGTTTCATCAAATTGAAGGATTGGTCATCGGCCGCAATATTCGGATGAGTGATCTGAAGGGAACTCTGCTTCAATTCGTCAAGGAGATGTTCGGAGCCAATACAGGCATTCGTCTTCGTCCCAGCTTTTTCCCGTTCACCGAACCAAGCGTTGAAGTAGATGTAAGCTGCTTTAAATGCGGCGGTGACGGCTGCAGGCTGTGTAAGCAAAGCGGTTGGCTGGAAATCCTCGGCGCCGGCATGGTGCATCCCAATGTGCTGGAAATGGGCGGATATGATCCTGCCGAGTTCAGCGGCTTCGCATTCGGAATGGGCGTTGAGCGGATCGCGATGCTTAAATATGGCATAGACGACATTCGCCATTTCTATAGTAACGACATGAGTTTCGTGAAGCAGTTCAAGGGCGTTTAG